The following proteins are encoded in a genomic region of Halomicroarcula saliterrae:
- the epsC gene encoding serine O-acetyltransferase EpsC gives MDYTYTGDAHRRLFEAYAADEAPFPTETPMEFPHREHGREEVDILGRLFFPACWNATELVRDELAVLDCLDDLGALFHAGVRPYADDDPADLVSTVLDQLPAVREALKKDVEAAYKGDPAAKTYMEIIRSYPGFLAMMIQRVAHTLYEEGAAEYARELTEYANTQTGIDIHPGAQIGEHFFIDHGTGVVIGETATVGDWVRIYQDVTLGALHFEEDEGDEHALKKGYKRHPDIGDHVVIGAGTKVLGAITVGDHVSIGANSWVAENIPDHTQVYVSDHPTQERKKTD, from the coding sequence CTACACCTACACAGGCGACGCACACCGGCGGCTCTTCGAGGCGTACGCCGCCGACGAGGCGCCGTTTCCCACGGAGACACCGATGGAATTCCCCCACCGCGAGCACGGGCGCGAGGAGGTCGACATCTTGGGGCGACTGTTCTTCCCTGCCTGCTGGAACGCGACGGAACTGGTCCGGGACGAACTCGCGGTTCTCGATTGCCTCGACGACCTCGGCGCGCTGTTCCACGCGGGCGTCCGGCCCTACGCGGACGATGACCCCGCGGATCTCGTGTCCACTGTTCTCGACCAGTTGCCCGCCGTCCGCGAGGCGCTGAAGAAGGACGTCGAGGCGGCATACAAGGGCGACCCCGCCGCCAAGACCTACATGGAGATCATCCGGTCGTATCCCGGGTTCCTCGCGATGATGATCCAGCGCGTCGCCCACACGCTCTACGAGGAGGGCGCGGCAGAGTACGCCCGGGAGCTCACCGAATACGCGAACACCCAGACCGGCATCGACATCCATCCCGGTGCCCAAATCGGCGAGCACTTCTTCATCGACCACGGGACCGGCGTCGTCATCGGTGAGACGGCGACCGTCGGCGACTGGGTCCGCATCTACCAGGACGTCACGCTCGGTGCGCTCCACTTCGAGGAGGACGAGGGCGACGAACACGCGCTGAAAAAGGGGTACAAGCGCCACCCCGACATCGGCGACCACGTCGTCATCGGGGCCGGCACCAAAGTTTTGGGCGCAATCACCGTGGGTGACCACGTCAGCATCGGCGCCAACTCGTGGGTCGCCGAGAACATCCCGGACCACACGCAGGTCTACGTCAGCGACCACCCGACCCAGGAGCGAAAGAAGACTGACTGA
- a CDS encoding type II glyceraldehyde-3-phosphate dehydrogenase, whose amino-acid sequence MTGVSINGFGTIGKRVADAVSAQPDMSVVGVSKRSPNHEARSAVASGYDLYAADPDRVEEFGERDIPVAGTVGDMLAGGDIVVDTTPSGVGETYRDLYADHDVDVVYQGGEDASVAPQSFCARANYQRSLEASATRVVSCNTTGLARAVTPLDEAYGVESVDATLIRRGGDPTQTDRGPINDIVPDPVEVPSHHAPDLRTVLPDIDVTTTGVTVPATLMHLHSITVSLDSDPTASEVRDRFDAEPRLELITTASGCDSCAEIQEYAQDTGRPRGDVWENCIWADAVDVSDGRLTFFQAIHQQADVVPENVDAVRALAGTADARESRARTDDALGVGM is encoded by the coding sequence ATGACCGGCGTCAGCATCAACGGCTTCGGCACCATCGGGAAGCGAGTGGCCGACGCCGTCTCGGCCCAGCCCGACATGTCGGTCGTCGGCGTCAGCAAGCGGTCGCCGAACCACGAAGCCCGCTCCGCGGTCGCGAGCGGGTACGACCTGTACGCCGCCGACCCGGACCGGGTCGAGGAGTTCGGGGAGCGGGACATCCCCGTCGCGGGAACCGTCGGGGACATGCTCGCTGGCGGCGACATCGTCGTCGACACGACACCGTCCGGCGTCGGAGAAACCTACCGCGACCTTTACGCCGACCACGACGTCGACGTCGTCTATCAAGGCGGAGAGGACGCATCCGTGGCCCCACAGAGTTTCTGCGCTCGGGCGAACTATCAGCGCTCGCTCGAAGCTTCGGCGACGCGTGTCGTCTCGTGTAACACGACCGGCCTCGCCCGCGCGGTGACGCCGCTGGACGAGGCCTACGGCGTGGAATCCGTCGACGCGACGCTCATCCGTCGCGGCGGCGACCCGACCCAGACGGACCGGGGCCCGATTAACGACATCGTCCCGGACCCCGTCGAGGTCCCGTCCCACCACGCCCCCGACCTGCGGACCGTCCTGCCGGATATCGACGTGACCACGACGGGTGTCACGGTCCCGGCGACACTGATGCACCTCCACAGCATCACGGTCTCGCTCGACTCCGACCCGACTGCCAGCGAGGTCAGGGACCGGTTCGACGCCGAACCCCGCCTCGAACTCATCACGACCGCGTCGGGGTGTGACAGCTGTGCCGAAATACAGGAGTACGCACAGGACACCGGTCGGCCTCGCGGCGACGTCTGGGAGAACTGCATCTGGGCGGACGCCGTCGACGTCAGCGACGGCCGCCTGACGTTCTTCCAGGCGATCCACCAGCAGGCCGACGTCGTCCCGGAGAACGTCGACGCCGTCCGCGCGCTCGCGGGTACCGCGGACGCCCGGGAGAGCCGAGCCCGGACGGATGACGCACTCGGCGTCGGGATGTAA